Proteins encoded within one genomic window of Esox lucius isolate fEsoLuc1 chromosome 12, fEsoLuc1.pri, whole genome shotgun sequence:
- the ogfr gene encoding opioid growth factor receptor isoform X2, producing MRAAKDMQNYRRGYPNLTDDDVSDEKMINLNFYLNKFPSSPDEIYIESFHKEWKTDYKRLERVHSYIQWLFPLREPGVNYMASELTKKEILAFRESEEAKKRLVESYELMLGFYGIQLVNKETGEVKRADNWRERFANLEKNMHNNLRITRILKSLGELGFEHYQSPLVHFFLEETLVKRTLSSVKRSVLDYFLFAVRDKKDRRGLLRYAFQHFEPKDKFVWCPRKMLKQLAKPEKANGEGSEDVRPILAKAREEEPAGTQKEKTPDSDEHAEGSTVGPVDSEQPKNGNANDTDVDMDDSGKRDPSAEEGLQQDSQANNNSVSDTVEAGTNVSEMERPTTKKTVDREVPGGAPAAGKDTVVSNNSPSKQTSPSATTSSKSKADDPKKISHKKDLSKKGLPPDTVERAEKFPRTEYSNVDKGGEKGVERTREEQMDVGSTQPSSD from the exons ATGAGGGCTGCAAAGGACATGCAGAACTACAGAAGAGGATATCCT AATCTAACAGATGATGACGTCTCCGATGAGAAAATGATCAATTTAAACTTCTATCTAAATAAATTCCCCTCCTCCCCTGATG aaatatatattgaatCATTTCATAAAGAATGGAAGACCGACTACAAAAGGTTGGAAAGAGTTCATTCCTACATTCAATG GTTGTTTCCTCTGCGGGAGCCAGGGGTGAACTACATGGCCTCTGAGCTCACCAAGAAGGAGATCCTG GCTTTCAGGGAGAGTGAAGAAGCCAAGAAGAGGCTGGTGGAGTCCTATGAGCTGATGCTGGGGTTCTATGGCATCCAACTAGTAAACAAAGAAACAGGCGAAGTGAAACGCGCTGATAACTGGAGAGAACGTTTTGCCAACCTTGAAAA AAACATGCATAACAACCTTCGCATCACCCGCATCCTGAAGAGCTTGGGGGAGCTGGGTTTTGAGCACTATCAGAGCCCACTGGTGCACTTCTTCCTGGAGGAGACGCTGGTCAAAAGGACCCTGAGCAGCGTCAAGCGCAGCGTGCTCGACTATTTCCTTTTTGCTGTGCGTGACAAGAAGGATCGCCGAGGGCTTCTTCGCTACGCCTTCCAACACTTTGAGCCTAAGGACAAGTTTGTATGGTGCCCCAGGAAAATGCTTAAACAGCTGGCGAAACCGGAGAAGGCGAACGGAGAGGGATCGGAAGATGTCCGCCCCATACTGGCCAAGGCTAGAGAAGAAGAGCCAGCGGGAACCCAGAAAGAAAAGACGCCGGACAGTGATGAGCATGCAGAGGGCTCCACTGTTGGGCCGGTGGACTCTGAGCAACCCAAGAATGGCAATGCTAACGATACTGATGTAGACATGGACGATTCAGGCAAAAGAGATCCGAGTGCAGAGGAAGGTCTCCAACAGGACAGTCAAGCCAACAACAACAGCGTCAGTGACACAGTCGAAGCTGGGACCAATGTGTCTGAAATGGAGAGGCCAACAACCAAGAAAACAGTTGACCGGGAGGTGCCTGGCGGCGCTCCGGCAGCAGGGAAGGACACCGTCGTTTCCAACAACAGCCCATCCAAACAGACGAGCCCATCGGCAACGACGTCTAGCAAGTCAAAGGCAGACGATCCCAAAAAGATTTCACACAAGAAGGATTTGTCCAAGAAGGGCTTACCACCGGACACTGTAGAACGAGCAGAGAAATTCCCGCGGACTGAGTATAGCAATGTGGACAAGGGTGGGGAGAAAGGTGTGGAGAGAACTAGAGAAGAGCAGATGGATGTGGGATCCACCCAGCCAAGTTCAGATTAA
- the ogfr gene encoding opioid growth factor receptor isoform X1 → MMEDDLVCEYDSTWDTESEGDEQVESQTRLCQDKTKLLWTPGFFSIASSRNMRAAKDMQNYRRGYPNLTDDDVSDEKMINLNFYLNKFPSSPDEIYIESFHKEWKTDYKRLERVHSYIQWLFPLREPGVNYMASELTKKEILAFRESEEAKKRLVESYELMLGFYGIQLVNKETGEVKRADNWRERFANLEKNMHNNLRITRILKSLGELGFEHYQSPLVHFFLEETLVKRTLSSVKRSVLDYFLFAVRDKKDRRGLLRYAFQHFEPKDKFVWCPRKMLKQLAKPEKANGEGSEDVRPILAKAREEEPAGTQKEKTPDSDEHAEGSTVGPVDSEQPKNGNANDTDVDMDDSGKRDPSAEEGLQQDSQANNNSVSDTVEAGTNVSEMERPTTKKTVDREVPGGAPAAGKDTVVSNNSPSKQTSPSATTSSKSKADDPKKISHKKDLSKKGLPPDTVERAEKFPRTEYSNVDKGGEKGVERTREEQMDVGSTQPSSD, encoded by the exons atgaTGGAGGACGATTTAGTGTGCGAGTATGATTCTACTTGGGACACGGAGAGTGAAGGAGACGAGCAAGTAGAGAGCCAAACGCGTCTCTGCCAGGACAAAACTAAATTACTTTGGACGCCTGGTTTT TTTTCAATCGCCTCTTCCAGAAACATGAGGGCTGCAAAGGACATGCAGAACTACAGAAGAGGATATCCT AATCTAACAGATGATGACGTCTCCGATGAGAAAATGATCAATTTAAACTTCTATCTAAATAAATTCCCCTCCTCCCCTGATG aaatatatattgaatCATTTCATAAAGAATGGAAGACCGACTACAAAAGGTTGGAAAGAGTTCATTCCTACATTCAATG GTTGTTTCCTCTGCGGGAGCCAGGGGTGAACTACATGGCCTCTGAGCTCACCAAGAAGGAGATCCTG GCTTTCAGGGAGAGTGAAGAAGCCAAGAAGAGGCTGGTGGAGTCCTATGAGCTGATGCTGGGGTTCTATGGCATCCAACTAGTAAACAAAGAAACAGGCGAAGTGAAACGCGCTGATAACTGGAGAGAACGTTTTGCCAACCTTGAAAA AAACATGCATAACAACCTTCGCATCACCCGCATCCTGAAGAGCTTGGGGGAGCTGGGTTTTGAGCACTATCAGAGCCCACTGGTGCACTTCTTCCTGGAGGAGACGCTGGTCAAAAGGACCCTGAGCAGCGTCAAGCGCAGCGTGCTCGACTATTTCCTTTTTGCTGTGCGTGACAAGAAGGATCGCCGAGGGCTTCTTCGCTACGCCTTCCAACACTTTGAGCCTAAGGACAAGTTTGTATGGTGCCCCAGGAAAATGCTTAAACAGCTGGCGAAACCGGAGAAGGCGAACGGAGAGGGATCGGAAGATGTCCGCCCCATACTGGCCAAGGCTAGAGAAGAAGAGCCAGCGGGAACCCAGAAAGAAAAGACGCCGGACAGTGATGAGCATGCAGAGGGCTCCACTGTTGGGCCGGTGGACTCTGAGCAACCCAAGAATGGCAATGCTAACGATACTGATGTAGACATGGACGATTCAGGCAAAAGAGATCCGAGTGCAGAGGAAGGTCTCCAACAGGACAGTCAAGCCAACAACAACAGCGTCAGTGACACAGTCGAAGCTGGGACCAATGTGTCTGAAATGGAGAGGCCAACAACCAAGAAAACAGTTGACCGGGAGGTGCCTGGCGGCGCTCCGGCAGCAGGGAAGGACACCGTCGTTTCCAACAACAGCCCATCCAAACAGACGAGCCCATCGGCAACGACGTCTAGCAAGTCAAAGGCAGACGATCCCAAAAAGATTTCACACAAGAAGGATTTGTCCAAGAAGGGCTTACCACCGGACACTGTAGAACGAGCAGAGAAATTCCCGCGGACTGAGTATAGCAATGTGGACAAGGGTGGGGAGAAAGGTGTGGAGAGAACTAGAGAAGAGCAGATGGATGTGGGATCCACCCAGCCAAGTTCAGATTAA